The region TCGTCACCCGGCGGCGCTGGCTGAGTGAGCGCAGCTACGCCGACCTGGTGGCGCTGTGCCAATTCCTGCCCGGCCCGGCCAGCAGCCAGGTGGGCATTGCCCTCGGGCTATCGCGCGCGGGCTACGGCGGCGCGCTGGCGGCCTGGCTCGGGTTTACTTTGCCGTCGGCCCTGCTGCTGACTCTGTTCGCGCTGGGCCTTGCACAACACAGCAGCGCCATCCCGCCCGGCGTGCTGCACGGCCTTAAAGTGGTGGCCGTCGCCGTGGTCGCCCAGGCCGTGTGGGGCATGGCGCGCAACCTGTGCACCGATGCTCCGCGCATCACCTTGATGCTGATCGCCGCCTGTGTGGCCCTGCTGCAAACTTCGGCCTGGGGCCAGGTCGGCGTGATCGGCGCCGCAGCGGTGGCGGGCCTGTTGTGGCTCAATACTCCGCCGTCCGCGCCCCATGACGCCCTGCCCATCACGCTAAGCCGCCGCGCGGGGGCGATGTGGTTGGCGTTGTTCCTGCTGTTGTTGGCGGGCTTGCCGCTACTGGCCGAGCTGGCGCCCAGCCAAGGCCTGGCGCTGATCGACGCGTTCTACCGCACCGGTTCGTTGGTGTTTGGCGGCGGCCACGTGGTGCTGCCCCTGTTGCAAGCCGAGGTCGTGCCGACTCACTGGATGAGCAACGATGTATTCCTCGCCGGCTACGGCGCCGCCCAAGCCATGCCCGGCCCGTTGTTCACCTTCGCGGCGTTCCTCGGCGCGTCCATGCAGCAGGCGCCGACGGGCTGGCTCGGCGGCCTGCTCTGCCTGCTGGCGATCTTCGCGCCATCGTTTTTCCTGGTGATGGGCGCACTGCCCTTCTGGGAAACCCTGCGCCGCAGCCCCCGCACCCAGGCCGCGTTGGCAGGCGTGAACGCGGCGGTGGTCGGCCTGTTGCTGGCCGCGTTGTACCAACCGGTGTGGACCAGCGCGATCTTCAACGCGCGGGGTTTCGGCCTGGCCCTGGTCGCACTGGTGGCGTTGATGGTGTGGAAGTTGCCGCCGTGGCTGGTGGTGATCGGCAGTGGCGGGCTGGGGTGGCTATTGAGCGTTACGCTGGGATAGGGCCAGGCGCGACGATTTTGAGCCACGGCCAGCGCGCCTGATAACTGAGCGCCTTTTGCGCAAACAACTCGGGCTCGCGGTGCTGCGGATTAATCCGCAGTACGCCCTGCTCCACATCCGCCAGCCCATACGGCGCGTACACCTCGCCCGTTGCAATCTCCAGCCCGATGCACGTGCCCGCCACCAAGTAGCGATCCACGCCTTGTCTGGCCGTGTGCAATTGCGGATACGGCCGGCCAAAGCGCTCGCCATACCAGAGGTGAACCCGCGCCTGGTTCTTGACCTCGACGTTGACACCCAAGTCCTGAAACAGCCGCTCGGCCGCGCGTATGACCCTGTCCTCTGCTTCGTAGGACAGGTCCGTATCGAAGTAAAAAACGTCGTAGTCCTTCACGTCTTGAGCGACCGGACGGTTGGATTGATGGTTCCACACCGCCTGGAACAGGCAGCCCGCGGTCAGCATGCACTGATCCACACCGAGGTCAGGCAGGCGCGCGGTAATTTCGGCGTTGATCGGGTTGGCCATGGCGATTTCGAGCAGGGTTTTGACGGTCAATGTCATGTTGAATCCTTAAGAAGCGGGCCGGTTGCAGAGGCCGACTTTACAACAGCGCGGCGTCTGATTGATGAATCGCAGCGTAGGCAAACGCTCTGGTGTGCGCAACGAAACGTCGCCGCCTTGCTCCATTGCCTACGCTTACGTCAGAATCCGCCGGCTTGTGCGCTGGGGTGGCCGTCTCTAAGGTTGCTCGGTCGCTGAATTGTTCAGTGATCGGGTTTAGTAGCCCAAGGTTTAACCTAACAAGTGCATAAGCTTCATCTATCAGACGTTCCTGTCTGTGCTTGATGGTGGCTGTGCGTAGGGCACCCTTGGGTGCGCCGGTTTTGTTAGGTTCCACCGGTCTACTAACCTGCGTACAGCTACCGCCTTTTCGTTTAGTAGCGATGAGGTTGTGGCCCAAGCAAGGAACTTAACAATGGTTAACGTCAAACCGGATTCAACTGCTCTCTTCACCGTCGTTCCCGACGCCAGCACCGAAACCCTCATCACCAACAGCTACGAAACCTTCGCCTGCGTCAGCACGCTATTGCTCGACCTGTCCGAAGACCTGTGCGGCAAACACCGTGACATCGCGCTGGCCATCCACCAACTGAGCGAACTGGGCGTGCTGCTCACGGCCAAATTGCTCGACCGCGAAGCACCCTGCCCTGGCTGATGGTTAGCCCTTCACCTCACCCGCCGAATTGGCGAGTGATGGCCGTGTGAGCGGCAGCGCCGCCGATGGCGCTGCCTTCAATTAGCGCCAGGGTAGTGATCTACGTACTGAATGGTGAAGTCGGGGTAGTGATCGACAATCTGGATCTTGTAGTCCGGGTAGTGATCGACGGTTTTCCATTTGCCGGCTGAGTCAGGGTAATGATCGACCTTCTGAACCTTGAGATCGGGGTAGTGATCGACAACCTGAACCTTGTAGTCAGGGTAGCTATCGACGAACTGGATATTGCCGTAAATCTTCGACACATCAACACTCGTACCCGCCGAAGCGCAGAAGGTACAGGTCAGCAACACTGACGCCAGAGCAACTTTAAACATGACAGCCTCATCCTGAGAAATCAAAGGCGCCATTCTAACGACCCTCGCGCAAAAAATCGCACAGAGAAACGCGCTGCCTGGCGAATGATCAGCCCTTCAACTCACCCGCCCGATTACTCGCCGCATCGTCATAAGCCACATACAGCGACTCGGCGATTTGGCTTTTGATGGCTTTGGCGGATTCCAGACCCAACACAAAACCTTCAGCCTTGCCGCCAGCGCGGTTGAGTTCTTCATAGGTGGAGGCACCGGTGATAGCGTCAAGCAGCTTGGCGGCGTGAGGGCCTACGCCTTTTGGAAGGGAGATTTGGTCGATGGACATTGCGATACCTTTAAGAAGAGTGGTCGGTAGCGCGTGGAATCACTGCCGGGGGTGGCATGGTAGACCGGTTGGCAAAGAAAGGGGGGCTTTCGGCCAAAAGCGGACACCAACAGCGTCTACGAAAGCCGGGGCGATTCACGCTCGGCTGAAAGCAGCCTGTCAATAAAGGGGAAACTCCCTAAAACCGCATCCATCCGTCACATCCCACCTCCAGCCCCCACCCTACCTGCCGATAACCCTACTAATCGCATGCCTATCCCTGCCCACCCTTGATCGAGTCCACCACATGAACCCACTTTCCCTTCTAAAAAAAGCCCGGGCCGATCGTCAAGGCACCGCCACGCTCACCAGTACTGCCAACGACCTGGACGCCGCACTCACCGCCTTACGCATCACCCCCACCCTGATCACCGGCTTTATCTCGCCGCATCTGGACATCGACGTAATCGCCGCCAAGCTCAAACGCCGCTTCCCCCAATCCACCATCAGCCTCTGCACCACCTCCGGCGAACTCTGCAATGCGCCCAATTCGTTGTATTGCGCCACCGGCGATCGCTGGGATCGGATCGTGTTGCAGTTGTTCGACGACAGTCTGATCGCCTCGGCCGAGGTGGTGATGGTGCCGTTGGAGTGTGAGGACATTCGCGGTGGCGGTAAGCGGTTGGGAATGCAGGAGCGAATTGCCAAGTTGGTGGCCAATATCAAGCGAGTGCAGGTACGCACATCGATTGATCATCGCGATACGTTGGCGTATGTGGTGTTCGACGGGTTGTCGGCGTCGGAGTCGTTTTTTATGGAGGCGCTGTATGAGTCGGGGCGGTTTCCGTGTTTGTTTGTAGGGGGATCGGCCGGGGGTAAGTCGGATTTCCAGAAGACGCTGATTCATGACGGTCAGCGCAGTTATCAGAACCATGCACAGATTGTGTTCCTGAAGACGGCGGCGCATGTGCGATTTGGGGTGTTCAAGAGCCAGAACTTTAAACCGGCGGATTTGACCTTCAGTGTGCTGACTGCGTCGGTTGAGGACCGCACGATTGACCAGGTGATCGACAGCAACGGCAATATCAAGAGCATGGTGCAAGCGCTGTGTGATGCTTTCAGTTGCGCGCCCCAGGCGCTGGAGTCGAAGCTGGCGGACTATTCGTTTGCGATTCGGGTGGGCAGTGAGTTGTTTGTACGATCCATCGCCCGTATCGATTATGAGCAGCAGATCGTGCAGTTGTTTTGCGACGTGGCGCCGGGCGAGGAATTGGTGATGGTGCGGCGTACGCCGTTGCGTGAGGCGACGCGCCTGGACTATGAGCAGTTCCTGCGCGGCAAGGGTGGCCAGCCGGTGGCGGGGATTTTGAATGACTGCATTTTGCGCCGGCTGAACAACGGCGCCGAGCTGGGCAGCATGGCCGGCATTTTTGGTGATGTACCGTTGGCGGGTTTTTCGACCTTTGGGGAGATTTTGGGCTTGAACCTGAATCAGACGTTGACGGCGATTTTCTTCTTTCGGGTGGCCAAGGGTGCGAGTTTCAGTGATGAGTACGTGGACAATTTCATCGCCCATTACGGCGAGTTCAAGGCATTTTTCCTACGGCGCCAGGTGAAGAAGTTGGCGGGGTTGAACCATGTGGTGGTCAAGCAGATTACCGCGTTCAAGAACAATGACTTCAGCAATACCCTCAATACCCGTGGGCTGGACCGCAATATCCTGCCGGTGTTCGAAGGCTTGGCAGACTTAGGCATGGTGTTGGCCCATGCCGAGCGTCAGCAGGAGGACATCGCCGCGCAGCTCAAGCATTACTCGGGTGAGTTGCACGCGTCGATGGATGAACTGGTGGGTACGATCGACCAGCAGAACGCCGTGTCTGCCCAGGCCGGGACAACGGTGGAAGGGCTTTCCAGCCAGGCGGATGTGGCGGTAGAAGGTGCGCGCACGCTGGCCGGGTCGAGTTTGCGTATCCAGTCGATTGTGCAGGTGATCCAGCAGATCGCCGGGCAGACCAACCTGCTGGCGCTTAACGCCGCCATTGAAGCGGCGCGCGCGGGCGACCTGGGCCGGGGTTTTGCGGTGGTGGCGGATGAAGTGCGCAAACTGGCGGAAATCACCCGTAAGAATGCGGCGGAAATCGGCGTGGATATTGACCTGCTGTCCAGTGAGATCCAGCGCGTTGCCCAACAGATCGAAGACCAATCCACCGGCGTCGGCGCGTTGCGCGAAATGCTCGATGCACTGGAGGCGTCGAGCCGCGCGACCGAGGGTACGGCGCAACGCACTAAAACCATTGCGGATACGTTGACCGGGCTCACCCATGCGTAGGCGCAAGCCGAGTCGCCAGGGCTACAACGCTCATCCGCAATAAAGCGTTTTTACACACTCTGGGTCGATCGCAGTCGTTCATGACAGGCTGCAATCGGCCAAAAGTAGACATTAACGTCGGAGATAACTGGCGGCTGATAAGCTGGCAAAATCGACCAATCAGACGTTCATGTCGATCAATCCGCTAGTCCCTCTCATGCTCACCAGCCGGCATGAATGTCCCGCAAGTGGGCAGTCAACGCCATGGCTCGCCATTTGCCTAACCCCCTCGCCGCACGTTGGGCAAACCTGCCCCGCCATCTCGCATGCAGATCCGAGAATGAACTCGCCCTCCCCCATAACCGGGAGCCATTTCTCGCAGCAATGCGGCTCGCGATGAAACGGCAACAGCCCTTAGCGCAGCGCAGGCTCACAATTAGCGCGCCCTAGCTCCCCCCCTACAAAATACTTGTACAGAAATAGCGCTACGCATTTTTACAGCGCTCGCAGGATTCTATCGGCCCAAGGATGGCCTTGGGCTGTATCGCCGCCAAACACCAGTCAGCCCGATAGCCAGGCCTCTATTTCTCGCGCCTGCCAGAAACAGGAGGTCACTGACCGTTCATCTGGATTAGATGATGTCATGACGACATCACCCCAATATAGTTGTACAAGACTTGTACAAGTATCAGCGCCTGTACAAGTTTTACCCAGACAGGAAATAACGCCGCTACTCGTTGCCGTCGAACAAAAGAATACCTGCGCAGGATGCGGACAAAGGGCGAATACATACCCTTGCAGGTGTCCCTAAATTGCTCCTCCCATTACGCAGGTACGCCATGCCATCGCACACTCCCCGGCTCTCTACACGGACCAGTCTCTATGCCGGCTATGCCAGCCTGCTCGCGTTTATGTTGCTGATCGCCGCTATCTCGCTGTACGCCCTTGCAAACAGCAATAAGGACTTTTTTCTCTACGTTAATGGCATTGATGCACGCACCCGCCTGGCCAACACACTAAACGACGCCGCCGCCCAGCGCGCGATTGCCCTGCGTAACATCGCCTTGAACAGCAATGTCACCGCGAGAGGACAGCAGCGGGGCGCGATTGCCGCCAACGAACAAATGGTGGCCAGCAGCCTCGCCGCGCTACGCCAGGCAATTGATAACCATGATGATGTGTCGCCCAAAGCACGTGAACTGTTCTCAACCATCGAGCAGGTCGAGAGCCGCTACGAACCGGTAGCGCACACCATTGCCGAGCACCTGTTCAAGGGTGAAAACGACGAGGCCCTGCGCATGGTCAGCGAGCAGTGCACACCATTACTGGCCGAGCTGACCCAGGCAATTGGCCAATACCTGCGCTACACCAACCAGAAGGCAGACCTGCAGGTCAGCGAAAATGACGCACACTATCTTTCTCAACGCAACCTGCTGCTCGTCATTACTGCGCTGGCCATCTTACTAGCAGCGGTACTGGGCTACGTCATCAGCCGCAACCTGCTGCGCGCGCTGGGTGCCGAACCGAGTGAACTCAACCAGCTCGCCCAACGGGTTGCCCAGGGCGACCTGCGCGCTAGCGAGCGCACGATTGAGCCACCACAAGCCAGCATCATGGCCGCCCTGTTGAGCATGCAGGAGAATCTGCGGGACATGACCAAGGGCATAAACCTGTCCTCACAGACCGTGGCCGATTCCAGCCAGGAGCTTAGCCAATCGAGCCTGAGAAACGCCGAAAGCGTGGCCATGGCACAGGGCGAGGTCGAGCAGATCGTCACCGCCGTTCACCAAATGGCCGCCACCGTGCAGGATGTCGCGCGCAATGCCGAATCAGCCGCCAGTGCCGCCAGCGAGGCCGATAGCGCGGCCCTGTACAGCCAGCAGAAGGCCAAAGATGCCGTCAACATGATCGGCGAGCTGGCCGAGACAATAGAACAGTCCAACATGGCCATGGTCCGGCTGAAGGATGAAACCGGCAATATCGGCGGCGTACTTGAAGTGATCAAGTCGGTGGCCGACCAGACCAACCTGCTGGCCCTCAATGCAGCCATCGAAGCTGCCCGTGCTGGCGAGGCCGGACGCGGCTTCGCAGTGGTAGCCGACGAGGTGCGCAGCCTGGCAAAGCGTACCCAGAAGGCCACCTCAGAGATTGAGGGACTGATCGCCAGTCTGCAGAAAATTGCCGACGAGACCTCGCAGCATATGCAACGCTGCAAACGCTCCAGTGCGCAGTCGGTGTCCGGCGTTTCCGAGGCCGGTGACGCGGTAAGCACAATCGTAACCATGATCGAGCGAATCAACGGCATGAACCACCAAATCGCCGCTGCCGCCGAGCAGCAGAGTACCGTTGCCGAGCAGATCAGCCGGGGCATCGTCACCGTCAGCGAAAGCGCCGAGCAATCCGCTGCAGCCTTCCGCAGCGCTCAGCAGGAAAGCGAAGGACTGGCACGCACCAGCGTGACATTGCGAGAGAACATCTCGCGCTTTCAGCTTTAGGGTCTGTTGCCGTTTCATCGCGAGCCGCGTTGCTGCGAGAAATGGCCCCCGGTTAGGCGCAGGACGCATAATGGTCCGAGTCCTGCAACAACAGCGGGGCCATATCCCTCGCAACCCTACGGGCCGGGCAAGCGTTTTGCGCGATGCGGTGTTACTCGATGGCTCATTTAGCCTGCCAAACTTCGCATCTCGTGCCTTGCCTCGCGCAAAAACTGGCTTCGGCGTGGCCGCGAGTGAAACGGCAACAGCCCCTACTGCTAGCAGGCCGTAGGCATTAGGTGACAGACGACTAACAGGAGAGATTAACCGTGGTCTGTCCCGGATTATTTTCGGATTATTTTCTTATCCGCATGCTTGGCCAAAAGGGCGTTCGAAAGTCAGGCTTTCTTAGCCTAGTCGCTGCTACTACCCATCAGAATCCATCTTTTCCCGTGGCCCTGGATATCGAAAGAGAAGTCCCAGAACACAGGGTACGCCGGATGGCCTTTTGTTAGCCAAAATGATGTTATGGCGCTGGCTTGGTCGAGCTGCACGTAAGTGAATAGGGCCTCAAGGAGGGTCAGGATTTCTAAGCGCTTTGCCGTTAGATCCAGTGGACCATAACCGCCATCCCCCACGTGCAGCAGTTGCTCAGTAATCTCGCTG is a window of Pseudomonas antarctica DNA encoding:
- the chrA gene encoding chromate efflux transporter gives rise to the protein MATSSADHRASPWSVFLIFLRLGLTSFGGPVAHLGYFRDEFVTRRRWLSERSYADLVALCQFLPGPASSQVGIALGLSRAGYGGALAAWLGFTLPSALLLTLFALGLAQHSSAIPPGVLHGLKVVAVAVVAQAVWGMARNLCTDAPRITLMLIAACVALLQTSAWGQVGVIGAAAVAGLLWLNTPPSAPHDALPITLSRRAGAMWLALFLLLLAGLPLLAELAPSQGLALIDAFYRTGSLVFGGGHVVLPLLQAEVVPTHWMSNDVFLAGYGAAQAMPGPLFTFAAFLGASMQQAPTGWLGGLLCLLAIFAPSFFLVMGALPFWETLRRSPRTQAALAGVNAAVVGLLLAALYQPVWTSAIFNARGFGLALVALVALMVWKLPPWLVVIGSGGLGWLLSVTLG
- a CDS encoding nucleotidyltransferase family protein; the encoded protein is MTLTVKTLLEIAMANPINAEITARLPDLGVDQCMLTAGCLFQAVWNHQSNRPVAQDVKDYDVFYFDTDLSYEAEDRVIRAAERLFQDLGVNVEVKNQARVHLWYGERFGRPYPQLHTARQGVDRYLVAGTCIGLEIATGEVYAPYGLADVEQGVLRINPQHREPELFAQKALSYQARWPWLKIVAPGPIPA
- a CDS encoding DUF6124 family protein, which encodes MVNVKPDSTALFTVVPDASTETLITNSYETFACVSTLLLDLSEDLCGKHRDIALAIHQLSELGVLLTAKLLDREAPCPG
- a CDS encoding methyl-accepting chemotaxis protein translates to MNPLSLLKKARADRQGTATLTSTANDLDAALTALRITPTLITGFISPHLDIDVIAAKLKRRFPQSTISLCTTSGELCNAPNSLYCATGDRWDRIVLQLFDDSLIASAEVVMVPLECEDIRGGGKRLGMQERIAKLVANIKRVQVRTSIDHRDTLAYVVFDGLSASESFFMEALYESGRFPCLFVGGSAGGKSDFQKTLIHDGQRSYQNHAQIVFLKTAAHVRFGVFKSQNFKPADLTFSVLTASVEDRTIDQVIDSNGNIKSMVQALCDAFSCAPQALESKLADYSFAIRVGSELFVRSIARIDYEQQIVQLFCDVAPGEELVMVRRTPLREATRLDYEQFLRGKGGQPVAGILNDCILRRLNNGAELGSMAGIFGDVPLAGFSTFGEILGLNLNQTLTAIFFFRVAKGASFSDEYVDNFIAHYGEFKAFFLRRQVKKLAGLNHVVVKQITAFKNNDFSNTLNTRGLDRNILPVFEGLADLGMVLAHAERQQEDIAAQLKHYSGELHASMDELVGTIDQQNAVSAQAGTTVEGLSSQADVAVEGARTLAGSSLRIQSIVQVIQQIAGQTNLLALNAAIEAARAGDLGRGFAVVADEVRKLAEITRKNAAEIGVDIDLLSSEIQRVAQQIEDQSTGVGALREMLDALEASSRATEGTAQRTKTIADTLTGLTHA
- a CDS encoding methyl-accepting chemotaxis protein, producing the protein MPSHTPRLSTRTSLYAGYASLLAFMLLIAAISLYALANSNKDFFLYVNGIDARTRLANTLNDAAAQRAIALRNIALNSNVTARGQQRGAIAANEQMVASSLAALRQAIDNHDDVSPKARELFSTIEQVESRYEPVAHTIAEHLFKGENDEALRMVSEQCTPLLAELTQAIGQYLRYTNQKADLQVSENDAHYLSQRNLLLVITALAILLAAVLGYVISRNLLRALGAEPSELNQLAQRVAQGDLRASERTIEPPQASIMAALLSMQENLRDMTKGINLSSQTVADSSQELSQSSLRNAESVAMAQGEVEQIVTAVHQMAATVQDVARNAESAASAASEADSAALYSQQKAKDAVNMIGELAETIEQSNMAMVRLKDETGNIGGVLEVIKSVADQTNLLALNAAIEAARAGEAGRGFAVVADEVRSLAKRTQKATSEIEGLIASLQKIADETSQHMQRCKRSSAQSVSGVSEAGDAVSTIVTMIERINGMNHQIAAAAEQQSTVAEQISRGIVTVSESAEQSAAAFRSAQQESEGLARTSVTLRENISRFQL